From a single Vitis vinifera cultivar Pinot Noir 40024 chromosome 18, ASM3070453v1 genomic region:
- the LOC100246013 gene encoding heterogeneous nuclear ribonucleoprotein 1, which yields MGSKLKGNTTHTGDGASPGKIFIGGLAKDTTYAAFNKHFEKYGEITDSVIMKDRYTGQPRGFGFVTYADPSVVDSVIEDTHVINGKQVEIKRTIPKGSGQSKDFKTKKIFVGGLPSTVTEDEFKDFFSKYGKVEEHQIIRDHETNRSRGFGFIIFESEEVVDEILSEGNMIDMAGTQVEIKKAEPKKASNPPHVSAFGSNSRARSFSDGFGGFGSSYGSYDSGFGAAPYRAAGGLGSRLGGYGGYGSDGGEYGGGYGSFGSSNLGGYRGDPSLGYSSRFGPYGGGFSGSYGGSGLGGYGQGGESYGNYGGSGYASGYDSGAGASYGGAGGLYGRGGYSGSSRYHPYAR from the exons ATGGGTTCGAAATTGAAGGGCAATACTACTCACACAGGCGATGGTGCTAGTCCTGG GAAGATTTTCATTGGAGGATTGGCGAAGGATACAACCTACG CTGCCTTCAATAAGCACTTTGAGAAATATGGAGAAATAACAGACTCGGTGATTATGAAAGATCGGTATACTGGTCAACCCAGGGGATTTGGGTTTGTCACCTATGCTGATCCTTCAGTTGTTGACAGTGTCATTGAAGATACACATGTTATTAACGGAAAACAG GTTGAGATTAAAAGAACCATTCCAAAAGGCTCTGGTCAATCGAAGgatttcaaaacaaagaagatatTTGTTGGTGGATTACCATCTACAGTCACTGAAG ATGAGTTCAAGGATTTCTTCTCCAAGTATGGGAAGGTGGAGGAGCACCAGATTATACGCGACCATGAAACCAACCGTTCGCGAGGCTTtggatttataatatttgaaagtgAAGAGGTAGTAGATGAAATATTGTCGGAGGGGAATATGATTGATATGGCAGGCACTCAG GTGGAGATCAAGAAAGCTGAACCAAAGAAAGCCTCAAACCCACCACATGTTTCCGCATTTGGTAGCAACTCTAGGGCTCGTTCTTTCAGTGATGGCTTTGGTGGATTTGGCAGCTCATACGGGAGTTATGACAGTGGGTTTGGAGCTGCTCCATATAGGGCAGCTGGAGGTCTGGGCAGTAGGCTTGGTGGATACGGTGGGTATGGTAGTGATGGTGGGGAGTATGGTGGTGGTTATGGTAGTTTTGGAAGCAGTAACTTAGGAGGTTACAGAGGGGATCCTTCCCTTGGTTATTCTAGTCGCTTTGGACCCTATGGCGGCGGGTTTAGCGGGAGTTATGGTGGAAGTGGTTTAGGTGGATATGGCCAAGGAGGCGAAAGCTACGGAAATTATGGAGGTTCAGGCTATGCTAGTGGTTATGATTCTGGTGCTGGTGCTAGTTATGGTGGAGCAGGCGGTCTGTATGGAAGGGGAGGTTATAGTGGCAGTAGTCGGTACCATCCTTATGCAAGGTAG
- the LOC100261288 gene encoding pentatricopeptide repeat-containing protein At3g61360 has translation MLLLRTKRSNQPYQIPQKLTLFLNIAFKSSGQSHPSLEIKSEIDRVTRIINDHPFPDHPLHSTLIQHVPKHLLSNTFVENVLGRLFAAHSNGFKAFEFFKFSLQHSEFCPSSDAFEKTLHILTRMRYFDKAWELMEEIQQTHPSLLTLKSMSIMLSRIAKFQSYEDTLEAFGRMEKNVFFGREFGANEFNVLLRAFCTQRQMKEARSVFHKMHSRFSPNTKTMNILLLGFKESGDVTAVELFYHEMIRRGFKPNSVTYNIRIDAYCKKGCFGDGLRLLEEMEKANCPPTLETITTLIHGAGVAQNISRARELFNEISIRNLQPDIGVYNAFMSSLIRSREVQSALMLMDEMEEEGIGHDSMTYHTMFRGLMRSNGIEGVSELYHKMIRRNFVPKTRTIVMLMKWFCQNQQLDLSLDLWGYLIDRGYCPHGHALDLLVTGLCSHGKVKEAVECAKQTLERGRPMSEGVFRMLERYLVEAGEGEMLWKLDQMIKKLHTVLPPSRGHAIGLATQTW, from the coding sequence atgcTTTTGCTGAGAACAAAGAGATCCAACCAACCATATCAAATCCCTCAAAAGCTCACATTATTTCTCAACATTGCTTTTAAATCATCTGGCCAATCTCATCCATCTTTAGAAATCAAAAGTGAAATTGATAGAGTTACTAGAATCATTAACGACCATCCATTTCCAGATCACCCGCTCCATTCCACCCTCATTCAGCATGTTCCTAAGCATCTCCTTTCCAACACCTTTGTGGAGAATGTTCTTGGTCGCCTCTTTGCAGCCCATTCCAATGGTTTTAAAGCCTTTGAATTCTTCAAATTCTCGCTCCAACATTCTGAGTTCTGTCCAAGTTCAGATGCTTTTGAAAAGACACTCCACATTCTTACACGAATGCGCTATTTTGATAAAGCTTGGGAGTTGATGGAAGAAATTCAACAAACACACCCTTCCTTGCTCACCCTTAAATCGATGAGCATCATGCTGTCAAGGATTGCAAAATTCCAATCTTATGAAGATACCCTTGAAGCATTTGGGAGGATGGAGAAGAACGTATTCTTTGGGAGGGAGTTTGGTGCCAATGAGTTCAATGTACTCCTGCGAGCATTTTGCACGCAGAGACAAATGAAGGAGGCTCGATCTGTGTTTCACAAGATGCATTCTCGATTTTCTCCCAACACCAAAACCATGAATATCTTACTATTGGGGTTCAAGGAATCTGGTGATGTCACTGCAGTGGAACTATTCTACCATGAGATGATTCGAAGAGGTTTCAAGCCAAATTCAGTGACCTATAATATCAGAATTGATGCATACTGCAAGAAAGGTTGTTTTGGTGATGGTTTGAGGCTTCTTGAAGAGATGGAAAAGGCTAATTGCCCTCCAACATTAGAAACAATTACTACTTTGATTCATGGAGCAGGGGTAGCTCAAAACATATCAAGGGCACGAGAACTATTCAATGAGATATCTATCAGAAATTTACAGCCTGATATTGGTGTTTATAACGCTTTCATGAGTTCACTCATCAGATCAAGAGAGGTGCAGTCTGCACTTATGTTGATGGATGAGATGGAAGAAGAGGGTATTGGGCATGATAGCATGACCTATCACACCATGTTTCGTGGGTTGATGAGATCAAATGGCATTGAGGGTGTTTCTGAGCTCTATCACAAGATGATCAGGCGAAACTTTGTGCCAAAGACAAGAACAATAGTGATGCTAATGAAATGGTTCTGTCAAAATCAGCAGCTCGACTTGAGTTTAGATTTGTGGGGGTACCTGATAGATAGAGGATACTGCCCCCACGGCCATGCACTAGATCTTCTGGTAACAGGGCTATGCTCCCATGGAAAAGTGAAAGAGGCCGTAGAATGTGCAAAACAGACGTTGGAGAGAGGAAGGCCGATGAGCGAAGGGGTGTTTCGGATGCTGGAGAGGTACTTGGTAGAGGCAGGGGAGGGTGAGATGCTATGGAAGCTTGACCAGATGATAAAGAAATTACATACAGTTTTGCCTCCATCAAGAGGGCATGCCATTGGTCTTGCTACTCAAACTTGGTAA